One Syntrophales bacterium genomic window carries:
- a CDS encoding Panacea domain-containing protein, with amino-acid sequence MKKVVEIIDYLKSKCGVEFERDIAKIIALTPSDLARRKLHDKIPYKNLLQACEEHNISADELFFGRKPEDPTIKQFQNEDIARKLIDILAKLAKERPEFFRDIYRKVIGEASWLATERKKEMSQELSADDGIILRINRKKMINAIFHFASKTKNCGKTKLMKLMYHLDFFHFREAGRSVTGLSYYAWKQGPVPADLFMELSRDIKPDLREAIEIEVIKDFHKIVPKEDFNFDKSVFSKRELRLLENVTIFFKETTAEQIVEVTHLPRQPWFKTIAEKGEGKMIRYMLAVDGKHGLTRREIIERQEELREMYKNLGLDWGDVPDESDDIPSLPENFP; translated from the coding sequence ATGAAAAAGGTTGTAGAAATAATTGATTATTTAAAAAGCAAATGTGGAGTTGAATTTGAGCGTGATATTGCTAAGATAATAGCTCTCACCCCTTCTGATCTGGCTCGCCGAAAACTTCATGACAAAATTCCATACAAAAATCTTCTGCAGGCGTGTGAGGAGCACAACATTTCTGCTGATGAGCTGTTTTTTGGAAGGAAACCTGAAGATCCCACAATAAAACAGTTCCAGAATGAGGATATAGCAAGGAAGTTGATTGATATTCTCGCCAAGTTGGCGAAGGAACGGCCGGAGTTTTTTCGTGATATATACAGAAAAGTGATCGGAGAGGCGAGTTGGCTTGCCACAGAAAGAAAAAAAGAAATGTCCCAGGAGTTGAGTGCGGATGATGGTATCATACTGAGAATCAATAGAAAGAAAATGATTAATGCAATATTTCACTTCGCGTCTAAAACAAAGAACTGTGGGAAGACCAAGCTCATGAAGCTGATGTATCATCTTGACTTTTTTCATTTCAGGGAAGCTGGTCGTTCCGTAACCGGTCTGAGCTATTATGCCTGGAAGCAGGGCCCTGTCCCTGCCGATCTATTCATGGAATTATCTCGTGACATTAAACCTGACTTAAGGGAAGCTATTGAAATCGAAGTCATCAAAGACTTTCACAAAATAGTTCCTAAAGAAGATTTTAATTTTGATAAATCTGTATTTAGCAAACGTGAGTTACGTCTTCTGGAAAACGTGACAATCTTCTTTAAAGAGACAACTGCTGAACAGATTGTTGAAGTAACACATCTACCCAGACAGCCATGGTTTAAAACAATTGCGGAAAAAGGTGAAGGTAAGATGATCAGGTATATGCTTGCAGTAGATGGCAAGCACGGCCTCACCAGACGCGAGATTATAGAACGCCAGGAAGAATTGAGAGAGATGTATAAAAACCTTGGACTTGATTGGGGGGATGTTCCAGATGAAAGTGACGACATTCCTTCTCTACCGGAGAATTTCCCCTAA
- a CDS encoding YifB family Mg chelatase-like AAA ATPase gives MIVKVISTAIVGIDSYSVDVEVDISSGLPQFSTVGLPDISVKESKDRIKAAIKNSGYKFPADRVTVNLAPADIKKEGTSFDLPIAVGILSAEGMIEKDVLQDYVIIGELSLDGRIKGIHGALSAAFQTKEMGIRGIILPRENAAEAAMVETIDVIAVDYLSDVVEFFNNRKEIEPTRVDVSEVFKRSLNYPFDFSEIRGQDQAKRALEVAAAGGHNIIMIGPPGSGKTMLAQRLPSILPDLSFEEALETTKIFSVAGLLSKEEAILVTRPFLSPHHTISDAGLVGGGHIPKPGQISLAKVDIPK, from the coding sequence AAGGTAATTAGTACAGCTATCGTTGGAATAGATTCCTATTCTGTCGATGTAGAGGTAGATATATCCTCGGGACTTCCTCAATTCTCGACTGTGGGACTACCCGATATCTCCGTCAAAGAAAGTAAAGACAGAATAAAGGCTGCCATAAAAAACTCCGGCTACAAATTTCCAGCAGACAGGGTTACGGTAAACCTTGCCCCTGCCGATATTAAAAAAGAGGGAACAAGCTTCGATCTGCCAATAGCCGTGGGTATCCTGTCAGCAGAAGGGATGATCGAAAAAGATGTCCTCCAGGACTATGTAATAATAGGGGAACTCTCACTGGATGGGCGTATCAAGGGCATTCATGGAGCCCTTTCCGCCGCATTTCAGACAAAGGAGATGGGGATAAGAGGCATTATCCTGCCAAGAGAAAACGCAGCAGAGGCGGCTATGGTAGAAACAATCGATGTTATCGCCGTTGACTATCTGTCCGATGTTGTCGAATTTTTTAATAACAGGAAAGAGATTGAACCGACAAGGGTTGACGTATCTGAAGTATTCAAGAGGAGCCTCAATTATCCCTTTGACTTTAGTGAAATACGCGGACAGGATCAGGCAAAAAGAGCCCTGGAGGTTGCTGCCGCAGGCGGACATAATATCATCATGATAGGACCTCCTGGTTCTGGAAAGACCATGCTGGCACAACGGCTCCCCTCCATACTTCCAGATCTTTCCTTTGAGGAGGCGCTTGAAACAACAAAAATTTTTTCTGTCGCGGGGCTTCTATCCAAAGAAGAAGCAATACTTGTAACGAGGCCCTTTCTTTCACCTCATCACACCATCTCGGATGCAGGACTCGTAGGGGGCGGCCATATTCCCAAACCCGGACAAATCAGCCTTGCCAAGGTCGACATACCTAAATAA